TGTAGTATACTTCTTCAAAGGTGGCTAAAGATTCGAAATTAGCGTTGACAAAAGAATCCTGTGTATTCGGAATACACTTCATGCGAATAGCAAAATTTAGTAACCTATTCGTATTAACGAATGCCTCAATAATTTCGAAGGCAATTTCTCGAATATAGCCAGGTCTCATGTTCGGATTATTGCGCAACTCAGCAAATGGATATAAAATCTGAATACGCTTATCGGTAACTAATTGTCCTATGCCTGTTCCAGCACCACCAAATGGTGACTGCAGAACAGTACCAATAGTAGATGTGGCATTTCCCAATCTAGGAGAAAATATGGAATCTCTCGCTCGGCAAGAATCCTGTATTTTATTTCCAGGCAGGCCGCCTGTTTCGCTATTATTGCCACACTCTGCACCGCTACGTATAGGACCACAATTCAGCACTAGAGGTATAGGCTGAATAGGACGACGATCTGTATTGATATGAACAGTATCTCCAGGACACTTGCCCACCAATTTCGGAGTAACAGTAACTTTATAGTTCGTATCAATATGAGCATACACTGTGGTTGAATCCTTACACTTATCATTCGTCATGCGAATGGTATATGTCAGCGGAACCTGAGTTACTATTTTAGGTTCTTCTTCTGTATTTCCTGGTCCACCCGTCTTTGAAATTAATGTTGCAGGATTTTGATTCCAGTTGAGGGATATGTTTTCTAACAGTTCAGAATAGAAGAACCTTATGTTATGCCTTGAATTAGATGTAACGGTAGGAGCTGCTTCAAAGGTACCTTGACTATTCCCATATTTACCAATTATGGACACGTAATTTGTCAAGTTATCTAAGAAAGCTGGTGAAGTAGCCGTATTACTATTACATGGCTTATTACAAGTAGTCCATACCTCAAAATAAAGATTGGAAGAACCATCCCATACAAAATCAGCTATGTCAAAGGTATTCCAGCCCACTGACAGCAGTCGACTAGATGTTGTAAACATTTTCCGCATACTTAAGGTGTCTTCAAACACACCATTCTGTAAGTCAAATCGATCCGTACACTTCATCCATATCTCTATATTATTGTAAATGTTGGGGTCATTGATACCATCTATATTGAAGGCTATTTCTTTCACGATACCTGGTTTCATACCCTTGTCACAAAGCTCTGAACCTTTATAGAGAAGAGCTGTGCGCCCTCTATCTATAGCTGCGGTAGCTGTAAATATTTTAGGAGTAGGATTTGTATTGGACTGTGTACCAGGGTAATCAAAATTCTTGCTAGTACCTGGTTTTTCCTTTGAGAAATCAACCCTAGGGCTACATATTGAAGTAGTGAGCAACACTTTAGAAACATTGATCGTATCACCAGGACATACATATTGTCTATCAGTAACGAATAGACCTCGAGGCTTAATACCTGTCATAGGGACTTCTACACTCGCAGGATAAATGCAAGTATCCTGAGAAATAACATAACATATGTAGGTATTATCTTTTTTCTGTAACTTGATGTCTGCGGTATTAGATAGAAAACTCGGAGTAAGATCATACTCTGCATCTAGGGACTGCCAATCAAATAAACTCGTAAGCATAGCACTGCTTGACAACCCCGTCACTTCCAGTTTTCCCTTGGTCCCAAAACAACTATCCGCTATATTTAACGTCAAAGACGGACTGATAGGTGGCTTACTAATTAAATAAAGGGTATCTTTATTATTACAATATTGATTGGATATCATTTCAATAACATAATTCGATGTAGGATCACTAGGCAGTGGTCCCCAGCTCGCATCAGGAGTATAGGTATCTTCAGGAGTACCAGTAGCAGCATTTCCTTTGTATAGGTACCAATTCACCACTACATTAGTCTCTAAATTCACTGCGTTGACTACTAGAGGGAGTGGCGAACCACAATGATAGGCTCTATCTGAACTTTGATTTAATGAAAATACAGGTTTAGCTGTCTTTGGCTGAAAATTAAGATATGACCAGTCTATACGATTTTTCTTATTCACTCTCACTCTATATACTACGGATCTACTGAGGATATAACCATTTACACAGTCCCTAATTTGAAATATGATAGGATAAGTACCCGCAGGGGTATTGGCTGGTATATTCCAGTTAAAGGTACCTACAGCAGTGTCGAATGTTGGGAAGCCATTGTTTTTATATGCAGAACTGATAAATGCGCCAGTCGAAAGCATTGTCGGATGCAACTCTCCAGTGATAACCAAAGCAGCGTTGTTCAGATCAGAAACTGAAAAAGCTCTTACAGCAAATCGCATGTTCAGTCCAGAGCAAGTTTCGATAAGATTCGGCTGACCAGGTACTACCGCACAGTTTAAAAAATTATGGGCTGAGTTCGGAATAAAATAAGATGCCTCCGTAATGGAATTATTCGCATCGCACTCTTCATCTGCTATCACAGTTATGGTGAAATCTCGGTAAACTTTACCTACAAAAGCTCCTGCTTTATCCCTTTCCGTGATTTTGACGGCAGCTTTATATCGCCCAACGCCTGTTTTGGGAGCTCCCGGTGGATTCATGGTAATATCTATGACGCCCGTATTCTGATTCAAGTCGTAGGTAGATGCAGAGCCTAAAGGATTATTCTCATTATAAACGCCAGTCCAAGTAATGTATGAAATCGTCCTATCTGGCTGACCACAAACAGGATCTCCGAAACAAGCTGCCTTCATTGGTGTAGATTTCTCAAATGTCATTTCGTGATCATCATCATCATAATACCCTAGATCAAATAGCCGCTGCCTACCTTCGCAGATAAAAATGAATGGAGTACCTGCCGAATTTGGCGTTGTATTGGCACAATACTTCGGACATGGATTTGGAGAACAACCTTGAAAAACACCACATGGAATGGCATTGCTATATTCTGCTTCGATATAGAAATACGATTCGGTAGGATCATTGCCGAATGCCATGGTATTGAGGGCAGAAATCCGCACTGAAAATGGGCTGGGTGGCATCATACCTCTTGCGGCAGGTACCATGTATCCAGCCACCCCAGGTTGCTGGATTTGTTCTAGGGCACACCGCTGCGAATTAGGCCCACCATATTTCTGAGTATACCAATCCAACCTATATTCTCCTGGTTTTGGAGTTCCAGGGGCAATACTTGGAATAATTCCCGATGAACTGCTATACAGCATACCGATGACCCAATCATCTGTATTGACTGGCAAGACTACAGTGTCCGTAAAAGTCTCTGTGCGATATCCAATCCGAGCAGAATTTGCACTCTCGCATTTTGTATTAAAATTATTATAAGGGCAGATAGGAGTCGCATACCTATCCGACAAATCTTCTCTAAACCAACAGGCAAATTTTAAGTATTCACATTTTGATTTACTATACAGCATACCGATCATGGTATCCGAAATATTCGGAAAGGTATAAGCTGCCCCTGGAGATGCTTCGCAGTCACGATAAAAAATGAGCCTTATCTCTACAGTATCTCGGGTACTAGGATCCAATTTAGGAGCCACATTGAGCGGACGTACTTTTAACTCAGCTCCAGCCATAAATGGTCTAGTACTACGAGATCCTGGAGGAGCACCACCCCACATGGCATAGGCGTCTGTAATTGCAAATAGTCCAGTTAATAGAACTAAAATTTTAAAATTGAGTTTTTTCATAGGTTAAAGTTTTTAAGGTTAACGGGATGCGTTTTAGTGTTGCGAGAAGGGCTCGCTAGTTTTAGTATAGAATTTTGTTGCAATTTCATAAAATTACATGACATTATTGACGTGTAAAGATACAAAGATTATAGTATCTCTTAAAAAAAATTAAACCCTAAGTTTGAAAAATTTGTTAATTCATTTATAATGTTTGTATTACAAACGTTGATTGGTATCAAAAACAAAGATTTTTCAGCGAAATTATGCACTTTAAAACTCTATGTCCGATGATTTCTTGACTCACTTTTGAGCCAAAGAAGTTTCATGAAAAAAAATTAAAAAAACAACACAACATAGATGCCATTCTCAATTATCATTTTTTTAAAGTTTAAAACTTAAAACATTATCTAATACCGTAAGCGTATTAGTAATAGTCCAATGTCGCATGGCTCATTGCACTAAACAAATACA
The nucleotide sequence above comes from Chitinophagales bacterium. Encoded proteins:
- a CDS encoding gliding motility-associated C-terminal domain-containing protein produces the protein MKKLNFKILVLLTGLFAITDAYAMWGGAPPGSRSTRPFMAGAELKVRPLNVAPKLDPSTRDTVEIRLIFYRDCEASPGAAYTFPNISDTMIGMLYSKSKCEYLKFACWFREDLSDRYATPICPYNNFNTKCESANSARIGYRTETFTDTVVLPVNTDDWVIGMLYSSSSGIIPSIAPGTPKPGEYRLDWYTQKYGGPNSQRCALEQIQQPGVAGYMVPAARGMMPPSPFSVRISALNTMAFGNDPTESYFYIEAEYSNAIPCGVFQGCSPNPCPKYCANTTPNSAGTPFIFICEGRQRLFDLGYYDDDDHEMTFEKSTPMKAACFGDPVCGQPDRTISYITWTGVYNENNPLGSASTYDLNQNTGVIDITMNPPGAPKTGVGRYKAAVKITERDKAGAFVGKVYRDFTITVIADEECDANNSITEASYFIPNSAHNFLNCAVVPGQPNLIETCSGLNMRFAVRAFSVSDLNNAALVITGELHPTMLSTGAFISSAYKNNGFPTFDTAVGTFNWNIPANTPAGTYPIIFQIRDCVNGYILSRSVVYRVRVNKKNRIDWSYLNFQPKTAKPVFSLNQSSDRAYHCGSPLPLVVNAVNLETNVVVNWYLYKGNAATGTPEDTYTPDASWGPLPSDPTSNYVIEMISNQYCNNKDTLYLISKPPISPSLTLNIADSCFGTKGKLEVTGLSSSAMLTSLFDWQSLDAEYDLTPSFLSNTADIKLQKKDNTYICYVISQDTCIYPASVEVPMTGIKPRGLFVTDRQYVCPGDTINVSKVLLTTSICSPRVDFSKEKPGTSKNFDYPGTQSNTNPTPKIFTATAAIDRGRTALLYKGSELCDKGMKPGIVKEIAFNIDGINDPNIYNNIEIWMKCTDRFDLQNGVFEDTLSMRKMFTTSSRLLSVGWNTFDIADFVWDGSSNLYFEVWTTCNKPCNSNTATSPAFLDNLTNYVSIIGKYGNSQGTFEAAPTVTSNSRHNIRFFYSELLENISLNWNQNPATLISKTGGPGNTEEEPKIVTQVPLTYTIRMTNDKCKDSTTVYAHIDTNYKVTVTPKLVGKCPGDTVHINTDRRPIQPIPLVLNCGPIRSGAECGNNSETGGLPGNKIQDSCRARDSIFSPRLGNATSTIGTVLQSPFGGAGTGIGQLVTDKRIQILYPFAELRNNPNMRPGYIREIAFEIIEAFVNTNRLLNFAIRMKCIPNTQDSFVNANFESLATFEEVYYKDELTTVFGWNRFALQKPYAWDGKSGIIIDICFDNFNGYDYRSERVRSTTQTKRRCLHQSARTFGTAPEQFGCNYLTGTLDLIRPNVEFTMCKPTRTPPPIPREILWAPKEFISNTQVTNPTIYNRFSNKYYTILDYVDTTYGQNKVVCRVRDTMTSNVDRPYVSFDPPVAVACQGQSITVSGGVVGMNQNLYTYEWDTTQFGKVKADYTSPIQIITPPNPGYHYLTVRSANNPNCYNTDSIWVDIQMLKTMPDLGAAALICPGDSVLLSIPNNVGYKKPRWRFGGQIIDTGYSIKVATPGAYSMIVDSGACTNTSLDKLIILRKKDTVTLVNKLATICEGDSALIMYTQSDDVANPIWNTGSTNPYIKVNQAGIYYLVNPRDQYGCLMFMKDSATVSVIDNPDFKLVDDTICMSNNQMITLQPIPFDSKATYTWYPDGRKLTSLNVYTPGLYRVVREINGCKKEATALVVNDTAGRILLGKNQAVCCDEVITLDANPEGKNYRGYIWSTGERSQVIYTKPNVSGVYVVEAIKANGCKDTGSIFIDSKCGQVRARPEKEVIHIGQENKIFGEHLAINATSIQYKWIPSSDTINKMRYNKNDSLNPIAIARDTGDIEYILVMTVTDTNYMPPKEPCIENEVVRFKTLKNQMDTVNIFTPDGDGINDYFYPRVQGVVEFKELKIYNRYGQLLHDDPKSPWDGKFNGQYQPVGVYVAFISYDLHEARKDKQTKYDKIVVTLVR